The Malaclemys terrapin pileata isolate rMalTer1 chromosome 2, rMalTer1.hap1, whole genome shotgun sequence nucleotide sequence CTATCTCTGGGATTTAAGCATGTATGCCGACAGGCAAATATAGCTCTTGATGTTCACTGCATACCATGCAAAGGTCACCTTCTTTCAAACACAAGATACCCTGGAATAAGACAATGAATTGATCTGTTTTCTAACAGTGTAGAGAGGGGCCCAGTTATAGATTACTGTACCAAGTCAAGGGTGATGTGTTCTGAGTGGCCAgtcagtgttgttgtttttttacacaaCGTTTCTTTTGCATTTCAACATAAATGTGTCCCTTCTGAACAAAGTAAAACATCACTGAGAAAATCACAACTGTTTCTTCTTTAAACGTTTATTGCCTGAGTTTTTAGCCAGGTTACAAAATGATAGACTACTGTAGCAAAAAGGCATGCCATTAGTTATAGGAAATAACCTCCTCCTAAAATTATGGTAATTCTATCAATGGAGGATATTTGGGGCTGATTTCAGTGTATACTTATTCCTGTGGGTTACTGACTACAGCAGTAGTTGAATAAGAGAAAGGACTGAGGAGAGCAGCGATGGTGTAATGACGATGACCAGAATCATTAGCAGTAAAAACCACCTGGAAAAGAAAATACTTGTAAGCTTGAAGCACAACATATATGAGCTAAAACTACCTCAGTGTTAGATTTAGTATACAGTCTTCCCTGGAGTAGTATTCGGCTGATTTCTTTCAGTTATAGGTTTTATCTTTTATTAACTATGCAAACCTAATAAAGTAGATGCAAGATATTCTACCAGATTAATGCCTTGATCAATCTAAGTATCTATTAGAGGGttcagggcctaatccaaagctcattgaagtcagtggaaagagtctcattgacttcattgggctttggattaggccctgacCCCTCTATCCTGTGTGGTGCTCTCAGAAGACAGTGGAAACGTACTCGGTACCTTGCAGGCTCAGGCCTTAGTAACATAAAACAAGCTTGTGATTTAAAATGTAATCTACACTGTATTGTAGATGTTCTCAGAATAGCTGAGTCAGTCTTTTAGGAAATTTGAAGAGAACTCAATGGCAAGCTGCAAATAAGGCTGTTTTTTTCCTGGAAGCACTATATAAACATTctagaatacaaaaaaaaaaaaaaaaaaaaattgaagtgctGGGCAGTCAGCCAAGGAAAACATAAGGCACAATTACACTTCAGTTCTTCTGGAAATTTGGATAGAAAAACATCAGAAAGCCttgtatattttttcctttcccttatAATTTATTCCTAGATGTTGTTTGCTGCAGTTTTCTCTGTCACATACTTTAGAAGTGATCTGGGAAAAAATGCACTTTGAACTTTACAAACAAATGACGCACAGGCAAAAAATATTGGATAATATGTCTGAGTTTCGGTGGCTACACATCAAATTGAAGAGATTTCAGTGATTTCCAGATTACTGAAACTGGAGTTGCTATTCAAACCAAGAAAATGCCTCTGGTGTAAATAGAGACCTTTTCCAATTTGTTATGGTGATGCCATTCATTATGGGGCTCCAAAGCCTTGCATCCATCCCAGCAAAGATTTCCATTTTGCATTTCCATATTgcagaacattttaaatctttaatGTTTTTGAATAATGCACCAATTTGGGTCACATTCTCTATTGGGGTGAATGGgaagagctccattgacttcagtggagttttgctcatttacactagcagagaatttggcccattaacttACAAAGGAACTCTTTGTATGTATTGCAGTTTTTGTCCAGATGATGCTGTATGATATGGTGAAACACTGCAATGCATAATGCTACTTTTTGTGCATTACGGGAATATCAACTTTTTTTTGTTAAGCAGATGCTCTGCTCAATATGTTAGACATAAGGCATATTTAGGAATACTCACATCAGCATATTCATGGAATGGAGAAAGGCCAAGTCCCTTCCAGTAAGAGCTGGTGTCAAACTCAATCCTGTATACCCCTTCTACAAATTTTTCATCTGTTGTGAGCTCATGGATCTCCCCAAATTCTGTGGTTTTC carries:
- the LOC128831961 gene encoding transthyretin, with amino-acid sequence MAFHSVLLVFLAGLVFLSEAAPLVSHGSVDSKCPLMVKVLDAVRGSPAANVAVKVFKKAAGGNWQDFATGKTTEFGEIHELTTDEKFVEGVYRIEFDTSSYWKGLGLSPFHEYADVVFTANDSGHRHYTIAALLSPFSYSTTAVVSNPQE